The Fulvivirga maritima genome segment ATAGGTAATGTAGTAAGATTATGGGACATAAAATCAGGCACCCTTATACGCGAGTTCATTGGTCATGAAAAAGCAATATTAACGCTGGCATTTACTGAAGATGGCCAACAACTCATTACTGGCAGTGCTGACCGTACCATTAGAATCTGGGATGTAGCTAGCGGCGAGCAGCTAAAGGTATTAGAAGGCCATAGAGATGTGATATTTTCACTCAATGTAGATCAGGAAATCGGCCAAATAATAAGCGGAAGCTGGGACGGCACCGCCAAAAGATGGGATTTAAACAGCGGAGAGCTTCTCAAAAGCTACAGCTTTAGCCAGGCGTCTCCTTATAAAATAGATTTCTTTCAATCAGACCTGTATGCTATAGTAGCTAGTCTTGATCAAAAATTAAGCTTATATGAATTAGATTCTGACACACCTGCCCGAGAATTTATAGGCCACACTGATATTATTAGCTCCTTCTCTGTTACTCCAGACAAACAAAATATAGCCTCTGTATCTTGGGATGGCATGGTGAAGGTTTGGAATGTAACTACCGGATTGCAAGAGTGGAGACTCAATTTTAAAGTGCCTCTTTATTCGGTTAGTTATAATGATAATGGCAGCCTCTTAGCTGTCGGCGGAAGTGATAGATCCATCCGCATTATTGATCCTTCAACCCAAAAAGTAATCAAAACCTTAAAAGGGCACCAGGCAGCCGTCACCAACCTTTCTTTTACTAAGGATAATGACTACCTCATCAGCTCCAGTGAAGATGGTATGATTAAAATTTGGGATCCTGAAAACGGTCAAGAGGTAATAACATACATCATTTTAAATGGCAAAGACTGGATGGTAATCAGCCCGAAAGGCTACTTTAATGGCACGCCAGATGCCTTTGACAAAGTAGCTTTTGTAGATGGTATGAAAAGCTACAGTGCCAGTCAGTTTTTTGAAAAATACTATCAGCCAGATTTGTTGGAAAAAGTGTTCAACAAGTCATCTAAAAATCATTTACACATCAATGAGCAGATCAAAAAGTCTCCTCCTCCTAAAATAGAGATACTTACTCCTCATCAGGGAGAAACCTTTAAATCAGGCAAAGCCTCTGTACTCATGCGCATTATTGATCAGGGTGGAGGCATAGATGAAATTACACTCATGAACAATGGCAAAGCTATACCCATTGATAATCAGGTTGAGAAAGGCAAAACCATAGTTATTAATCAGGAGATAGACTTGGTGCCAGGAAAAAATGAAATTTCTGCCATAGCTTTTAGCGAAGGCAGGGTACAATCAGACGCCCAAAAGGTAAGCATACAGATGGAAGGGCGCCTTACTTCCACGCTTTACATGTTGTCTATAGGTATCAATAAATATAAAAACACCGATCTTAATCTCAACTATGCGGTGGCCGATGCTTCTGGGTTTTCCGACATTATTTCCCATAAATCAAAAAAGCTTTTTGAGCGAATAGAAGCCATCTCACTGATAGATGAAGACGCTTCTCGCGAAAAAATACTGGCTACACTAGACCTTTTGGCTAAACGGGCTAAACCTCAGGATGTATTGTTTTTTTATTATGCAGGCCACGGCAGCATGTCAGATTCAGAATTTTACTTTATACCATCTGATAACATAAAGCTATATCATAAAGATAAACTGGTTAAGGATGCTATCAATGCCCAGGAAATTCAAAGTAAGCTAAAAGCCATTGCCGCTTTAAAACAGGTTCTTTTTATTGACGCCTGCCAGTCAGGTAGCGGCGTAGAAGTATTGGCTGACCGTGGTTCTGAAGAGGAAAAGGCATTGGCTCAGCTATCCAGAAGCACGGGTACCCACGTACTCGCATCAGCGGGTAGCGATCAGGCAGCTGTGGAGTTTAAAGAACTAGGTCATGGAATTTTCACTTATGTGCTACTAAAAGCACTTGATGGAGCTGCTGACGGCGCCCCAAAAGATGGAAAAATAACCGTTTATGAACTCAAATCCTTTTTAGAAGATCAGGTGCCAGAGTATTCTAGAAAATATAAAGGTAAAATGCAGTTTCCTCATTCATTCTCCCATGGCCATGATTTTCCCATAGTTATAGATTAATTAGTGACTATTGCTTAGCATAAACGTTAACTTAGCAAAGTAGAACCTAATAGTTATTATGGAATTAAATTATAAAGTAATAGGAGAGGGAAAGCCTCTAATTATACTACACGGCGTATTCGGATCAGCAGATAACTGGCTCACTATAGCTAAAGAACTAGCAGAACATCACTTTAAAGTATATTTATTAGATCAAAGGAATCATGGAGATTCACCCCACATCGATGAGTTCTCTTACCAGGCTATGGCCGATGATCTGCATGAGTTTATAGAGAAGCATGAGCTTGATAAGCCATTTATCTTAGGCCACTCCATGGGTGGAAAAGCGGCTATGAAATTTTCTGTTAACTATTCTGATGAATGGGAAAAAATGATAGTGGTAGATATTGCGCCAAAGGCTTACCCTGTACATCATGATAAAATATTGGCAGGATTAAAATCAATTGATCTAGATGCCATTAAATCTAGGGGAGATGCGGATAAGCAACTGGCTGAGCATGTTCCTGACTTAGGCACCAGACAATTTCTACTAAAAAACCTTGCCAGGAATGACAGCGGTGGCTATAAGTGGAAGCTTAATCTGGAGGTAATAGATAAAAATATAGAAGCCATTGGAGAAGGCCAGGAAGATAGACTTGCTATCGAGAAAGAAGTTTTGTTTATCAGAGGTGGTAAATCAGACTATGTAAAAGATAGCGATATTATCCTTATCACTCAGCTATTTCCTAACGCTGAAGTAAAAACCATAGCAGGCGCTGGCCACTGGGTACATGCAGAAAAAAGTAAGGAAGTGATAGAGCTTATTCTGGATTTCCTCAGATAAAGAAAAACATTACCCTTTTAACTTCTGGATAATGTAAATAATTAATGATAACAGCACACTTAATATTATGCTGGTCATTACAGGAAAGTAAAATCGAAAGTTTTCCCTTTTGATGTTAATATCACCAGGGAGCTTTCCTAATAAAGGTATTTTTATTTCGAAGTGGAGTATTATACCTATTATAATAAGAACCACTCCTATAATGATCAGCACTTTTCCCATACCTTAAAATTGATAAACAATTAGCAAAAGCACAAAATAAAAAAACCGCCTCTTTCGAGACGGTCTTTCCCTCATGAATAAACGCTACTACTGTTATTGTATATCAATTGATTTCGTAAATAATCTGCCTGCCAGGTTAAATTTCAAAGTGTAAATACCTGGATCAAGCTTCGACATATCATATCTTTTGTTAACAGATTGGCTATCAGCCAAAGTGTCTTCATAGATAATGTCGTTGGTGTTGTTAAGAATGCTAAACTTCATTGGTACGTTTAAGTACTTTAGCATTGCTATGTCCACCTGGTTTCCTTTTTGGAATACCTGAGGTTTGAAGATAGCTACTCTATTCTCGTTCTCTATGCTTAACTCCCCTTGAGCTATCTCTAATGAATAAACATCTATTTTCTGAGCATTTTCAATTTCAAGAAAATAGTTACCATCAGGCAAATCGGCTACATCGAACTTTTTGGCGTAACCGTCTTTTACATCGGCATGTCTCTCACTGTAAAGTTCATAGTCATTTCTGTCTCTTAATGAAATCTGCAGATCAGTAGGATTAGCAGATTTTACTATGACTACAAATTTCTTCGCATCATATCTCTTTACCTTTACATATGGAGAAGCACCGAAGGCAAACGAAAGTAGTGATGTTGAAAACAAGATCACTAGTAGGCTGTTTTTAATAAGTTGTTTCATCTCTTATTGCGTTTTGTTTGCAAATAAATCTTTTACAAACATAGACGTAAAAATGACGGTTCACTACTACCCGATTTACAACTTTATGTGCTAAATTAACTTCATATAAAGTTAACATATTACACCTGGTTAATATTGCATATAAGGGGGTTAATTTTATATATTTGCGCTATTAAAGCGTGATTTTTAAAGGGTCTTGGAGATGGCAAAAAAACCTAGAATAGAAAAGATTAACCCTGCGTTTGGAACATCATTTCATGTGAAAAGATACGCAGATCCGTGCAGAAATAAGCTACCATACTGGCATATACACCCAGAAATGGAAATTGCATATGTAAAAGGAGGTAGTGGTAAAAGACATATAGGTAATCAGATGTCCTATTTTAGCAATGGAGATTTGATATTTATAGGTGCTAATTTACCACACTTTGGATTTACTGACAGGCTTACGGCCAACAGCTCAGAAACCATTATCCAAATGAGAGAGGATTTTTTGGGCCCTGGCTTTTTTGATTTGCCAGAAATGTCTGTAATTAAAAAGTTAATAGAACGCTCTAAAAGAGGAATAGTATTCCATGGTGACACTAAAGAGCAAACAGGTGAAAAAATAGAAAACCTGGTAAACCTGGAACCTCTGGAAAGAATTGTTAGCCTGCTAGGCATTTTGAAAGAACTCGCCATTTCAGAAGAATACACTGTTCTTAATGTAGATGGCTATGCTATGGAAATAGAACCTCAGGATAATGAAAGGATCAATTCTGTATATCAATATGTGAGACAAAATTTCCAAAGAGCCATAAGTCTGGAAGAAATATCAGATAAAGTGAGCATGACCGTTCCTGCTTTTTGTAGGTACTTTAAAAAAATATCCGGCAAAACTTTTACTCAGTTTGTAAATGAGTACAGATTGGTACATGCCTCTAAATTGCTTTCAGAAAGCCATACCAGTATTACAGAAATATCTTTCGAATGTGGATTCAATAACTTTTCGCATTTCAATAAGCAGTTTAAAG includes the following:
- a CDS encoding caspase family protein — encoded protein: MRFYLLLIISCLLCSPFLGRAQKLETVVQRGHYGPIKSVAITPNGKYLLTGSKDNTIKLWDFESGREIRTYFGHTAPVRDLEITSDALHFISGSEDGTAKLWEIVSGKIIRSYETPKTQLNKVAISNDDQLLFTGGYSWKGYIWNLQSGDTIRSFRTDSDHSMGYGISAAFSKNGKYLAIGNDNNTTTIFDVESGEQLGENQPQDHSCAGCATKVQYSSDGKLLLMAPNRGPIQIQSLETNEGFIINTNLPHYEGVDINFDNSAILALGEDSLKVYRWPQKTLLYAIPLNYKEPATDAVFSPDGEHVIVVSDDQSINVYDALTGLLIKKMGGYLVNQDKGGLDYDPNSRWDYYIKKYTDLKNDFAISPDGNYLAKGKIGNVVRLWDIKSGTLIREFIGHEKAILTLAFTEDGQQLITGSADRTIRIWDVASGEQLKVLEGHRDVIFSLNVDQEIGQIISGSWDGTAKRWDLNSGELLKSYSFSQASPYKIDFFQSDLYAIVASLDQKLSLYELDSDTPAREFIGHTDIISSFSVTPDKQNIASVSWDGMVKVWNVTTGLQEWRLNFKVPLYSVSYNDNGSLLAVGGSDRSIRIIDPSTQKVIKTLKGHQAAVTNLSFTKDNDYLISSSEDGMIKIWDPENGQEVITYIILNGKDWMVISPKGYFNGTPDAFDKVAFVDGMKSYSASQFFEKYYQPDLLEKVFNKSSKNHLHINEQIKKSPPPKIEILTPHQGETFKSGKASVLMRIIDQGGGIDEITLMNNGKAIPIDNQVEKGKTIVINQEIDLVPGKNEISAIAFSEGRVQSDAQKVSIQMEGRLTSTLYMLSIGINKYKNTDLNLNYAVADASGFSDIISHKSKKLFERIEAISLIDEDASREKILATLDLLAKRAKPQDVLFFYYAGHGSMSDSEFYFIPSDNIKLYHKDKLVKDAINAQEIQSKLKAIAALKQVLFIDACQSGSGVEVLADRGSEEEKALAQLSRSTGTHVLASAGSDQAAVEFKELGHGIFTYVLLKALDGAADGAPKDGKITVYELKSFLEDQVPEYSRKYKGKMQFPHSFSHGHDFPIVID
- a CDS encoding alpha/beta fold hydrolase, which produces MELNYKVIGEGKPLIILHGVFGSADNWLTIAKELAEHHFKVYLLDQRNHGDSPHIDEFSYQAMADDLHEFIEKHELDKPFILGHSMGGKAAMKFSVNYSDEWEKMIVVDIAPKAYPVHHDKILAGLKSIDLDAIKSRGDADKQLAEHVPDLGTRQFLLKNLARNDSGGYKWKLNLEVIDKNIEAIGEGQEDRLAIEKEVLFIRGGKSDYVKDSDIILITQLFPNAEVKTIAGAGHWVHAEKSKEVIELILDFLR
- a CDS encoding DUF2905 domain-containing protein, whose product is MGKVLIIIGVVLIIIGIILHFEIKIPLLGKLPGDINIKRENFRFYFPVMTSIILSVLLSLIIYIIQKLKG
- a CDS encoding AraC family transcriptional regulator, with translation MAKKPRIEKINPAFGTSFHVKRYADPCRNKLPYWHIHPEMEIAYVKGGSGKRHIGNQMSYFSNGDLIFIGANLPHFGFTDRLTANSSETIIQMREDFLGPGFFDLPEMSVIKKLIERSKRGIVFHGDTKEQTGEKIENLVNLEPLERIVSLLGILKELAISEEYTVLNVDGYAMEIEPQDNERINSVYQYVRQNFQRAISLEEISDKVSMTVPAFCRYFKKISGKTFTQFVNEYRLVHASKLLSESHTSITEISFECGFNNFSHFNKQFKAFTGKSPSKYRSELKKVLN